One Nocardioides oleivorans DNA segment encodes these proteins:
- a CDS encoding ANTAR domain-containing protein gives MTGTPAHPGEPAQPADPLREEIAQLQETVRSHHDVGRALGLMTVRFACTTPEAWLTLQRVARDAGLEVGAVARVLVVAHDGSAAADDLELLASLDPHLPEGGWPVGPWQDQGS, from the coding sequence ATGACCGGGACACCTGCACACCCCGGCGAGCCCGCACAGCCCGCCGACCCGCTCCGCGAGGAGATCGCGCAGCTCCAGGAGACGGTGCGATCGCACCACGACGTCGGCCGCGCACTGGGCCTGATGACCGTGCGGTTCGCGTGCACCACACCCGAGGCGTGGCTCACGCTGCAGCGGGTGGCCCGCGACGCGGGCCTCGAGGTCGGCGCCGTCGCGCGCGTCCTCGTCGTCGCCCACGACGGTTCGGCGGCTGCCGACGACCTGGAGCTCCTCGCGTCACTCGACCCCCACCTGCCGGAAGGCGGCTGGCCCGTCGGTCCGTGGCAGGATCAGGGATCGTGA
- a CDS encoding GAF domain-containing protein, producing the protein MTIDDAALAESIRRLAEPRADDGTIHSALQFVVAACVDLFDVDGAGILISDEQDMLSYAAASDGPGRILEKTEAEAGEGPCTEAFVKAQVVTSRDITAEPERWPRLTAALADQPVRAVLGVPVLLGGVPVGTLDVYRERAHDWDDSEVAALTRYAEVISTTLAAALQAHTAGVLAQQLQYALDYRVVIERAVGFLMAKQSTNAVAAFNALRNAARSRRTKIGKIAEHVLESGSLPA; encoded by the coding sequence GTGACGATCGACGACGCTGCCCTGGCCGAGAGCATCCGCCGGCTGGCCGAGCCCCGCGCCGACGACGGAACCATCCACTCCGCGCTCCAGTTCGTGGTCGCCGCGTGCGTGGACCTCTTCGACGTCGACGGTGCGGGCATCCTGATCTCGGACGAGCAGGACATGCTCAGCTATGCCGCAGCCAGTGACGGACCCGGCCGCATCCTGGAGAAGACCGAGGCCGAGGCGGGCGAGGGTCCGTGCACCGAGGCCTTCGTCAAGGCGCAGGTGGTGACCAGCCGCGACATCACCGCGGAGCCCGAGCGCTGGCCACGGCTCACCGCGGCCCTCGCCGACCAGCCCGTGCGCGCGGTGCTCGGCGTCCCGGTCCTGCTCGGTGGCGTCCCTGTGGGCACCCTCGACGTCTACCGGGAGCGTGCCCACGACTGGGACGACAGCGAGGTCGCGGCGCTGACCCGCTACGCCGAGGTCATCTCGACCACCCTCGCCGCCGCCCTCCAGGCGCACACCGCCGGCGTGCTCGCCCAGCAGCTCCAGTACGCCCTCGACTACCGCGTGGTCATCGAGCGGGCGGTCGGCTTCCTGATGGCGAAGCAGTCCACCAACGCGGTCGCGGCGTTCAACGCGCTGCGCAACGCGGCGCGCAGCCGGCGCACGAAGATCGGCAAGATCGCCGAGCACGTGCTCGAGTCCGGCAGCCTGCCCGCGTAG
- a CDS encoding GAF and ANTAR domain-containing protein yields the protein MDFEHRLAEAVRDLGSQHDSPHTLQRMVEITPEFFHSSDSVGVSVVERDRIRTPVASTETLRRLDEVQYELRQGPCLEAIRREATIVVDDLATDERWPDWGRRMVAELGVRASISFRLFSSDDTWGALNVYSRQPRAFDQDDVRHGQVIAAMCAVALARSVKDDQLQSALETRTVIGQATGIVMERYGLDADTAFKVMRRLSSEHNRKLRDLAAEVVAERHLPRCAGASED from the coding sequence ATGGACTTCGAGCACCGGCTCGCCGAGGCCGTCCGCGACCTCGGCAGCCAGCACGACTCGCCCCACACGCTCCAGCGGATGGTCGAGATCACCCCGGAGTTCTTCCACTCCTCCGACTCCGTGGGTGTCTCCGTCGTCGAGCGCGACCGGATCCGGACACCCGTCGCCTCGACGGAGACGCTGCGTCGGCTCGACGAGGTCCAGTACGAGCTGCGGCAGGGGCCCTGCCTCGAGGCCATCCGCCGGGAGGCGACGATCGTCGTCGACGACCTCGCGACCGACGAGCGCTGGCCGGACTGGGGCAGGAGGATGGTGGCCGAGCTGGGTGTCCGGGCGAGCATCAGCTTCCGGCTGTTCTCCAGCGACGACACCTGGGGCGCGCTCAACGTCTACTCGCGCCAGCCGCGAGCCTTCGACCAGGACGACGTCCGGCACGGGCAGGTGATCGCCGCCATGTGTGCCGTGGCGCTGGCCCGGTCGGTCAAGGACGACCAGCTCCAGTCGGCGCTCGAGACCCGGACCGTCATCGGGCAGGCCACCGGGATCGTGATGGAGCGCTACGGCCTCGACGCGGACACGGCGTTCAAGGTGATGCGGCGCCTGTCGTCGGAGCACAACCGCAAGCTCCGCGACCTGGCCGCCGAGGTCGTCGCCGAGCGTCACCTCCCGCGATGCGCCGGGGCCTCGGAGGACTGA
- a CDS encoding helix-turn-helix transcriptional regulator, with translation MEKPPAPTARHIKVAVLDESELVVHGLRSMLEPHAAYVTVVPHRSGEAAPLCDLTLYDPASPTRASGSRGMPQRFSSRMVAYGWDCSPEAVSTEMSRGAAGFVSKWLPSRRLVWNLLHIADGRTRVDAWTGRDDTSSPSAEQWHLTQRETEVLALIAAGRANREIADETNLSINSVKSYIRGAYAKIEVTSRSQAVLWAIQHGLLMSGDTDVEVHQTRPVPVSARV, from the coding sequence ATGGAGAAGCCCCCCGCACCCACCGCCCGACATATCAAGGTGGCGGTCCTCGACGAGAGCGAGCTCGTCGTGCACGGGCTCCGCTCCATGCTCGAGCCGCACGCAGCGTACGTCACCGTCGTGCCGCACCGGTCGGGTGAGGCCGCACCGCTGTGCGACCTCACCCTCTACGACCCCGCGAGCCCGACCCGCGCCTCCGGCAGCCGGGGCATGCCCCAGCGCTTCTCCTCCCGCATGGTCGCCTACGGCTGGGACTGCAGCCCCGAGGCCGTCTCGACCGAGATGTCCCGCGGGGCGGCGGGCTTCGTGAGCAAGTGGCTCCCGTCGCGCCGCCTGGTGTGGAACCTGCTCCACATCGCCGACGGCCGCACCCGGGTCGACGCCTGGACCGGCCGGGACGACACGTCCTCGCCGAGCGCCGAGCAGTGGCACCTCACCCAGCGCGAGACCGAGGTCCTCGCGCTGATCGCTGCCGGACGGGCGAACCGTGAGATCGCGGACGAGACGAACCTCAGCATCAACTCGGTGAAGTCCTACATCCGCGGGGCCTACGCCAAGATCGAGGTCACCTCACGATCTCAGGCTGTCCTCTGGGCGATCCAGCACGGCCTCCTCATGTCGGGTGACACCGACGTCGAGGTGCACCAGACGCGCCCGGTGCCCGTCTCCGCCCGCGTCTAG
- a CDS encoding ANTAR domain-containing protein, protein MELLPQSREALDEYVTPTLDDVEALLRVIEGWAVRTVPECVAVSVTLLEDDLTFTLVDDVSAAQRLASPPRTDESERFDLHALDEDGWAEMARERAFAGIASTVSIPVVEHGRVVLNIDLYASTPHAFHDRIDELVDTLGAWQAGAVTNADLGFDTLRRAEAAPERLREQRMVDVAVGLVAARTGVTTDEALAMVREAAHRAGIAEIQVAMVAQSLLA, encoded by the coding sequence GTGGAGCTGCTGCCCCAGAGCCGGGAAGCCCTCGACGAGTACGTGACACCGACGCTCGACGACGTCGAGGCGTTGCTGAGGGTCATCGAGGGATGGGCGGTGCGCACCGTTCCGGAGTGCGTCGCCGTCAGCGTCACGCTGCTCGAGGACGACCTGACGTTCACGCTGGTCGACGACGTGTCGGCGGCACAGCGCCTGGCGTCTCCGCCGCGCACCGACGAGTCCGAGCGGTTCGACCTCCATGCCCTCGACGAGGACGGGTGGGCCGAGATGGCCCGCGAACGCGCCTTCGCCGGCATCGCGAGCACCGTGTCGATCCCGGTGGTCGAGCACGGCCGCGTGGTGCTCAACATCGATCTCTACGCCTCGACACCGCACGCCTTCCACGACCGGATCGACGAGCTGGTGGACACCCTCGGCGCCTGGCAGGCGGGAGCGGTGACCAACGCCGACCTCGGCTTCGACACCCTGCGTCGAGCCGAGGCCGCACCCGAGCGGCTGCGCGAGCAGCGGATGGTCGACGTGGCCGTCGGCCTGGTCGCGGCCCGGACGGGCGTCACGACCGACGAGGCACTGGCCATGGTGCGCGAGGCGGCACACCGCGCGGGCATCGCCGAGATCCAGGTCGCGATGGTGGCCCAGAGCCTGCTCGCCTGA
- a CDS encoding rhomboid family intramembrane serine protease, whose translation MQTARRTGVDREPAWRSAALITGGFVALLWVLEIVDTASGHALDAYGVQPRTEDGLVGIALAPVLHFGFDHLVSNTVPVVVLGFLTLATGIARGLLATAIIWVVGGLGVWLVAQPSSNHAGASVLIFGWIVYLVVRGFLNRNSIEIFVGVGVFLVYSSVLLGVLPGTPGVSWQGHLFGAIGGFLAARLLTTRRRVAANDTYRPSY comes from the coding sequence ATGCAGACCGCGAGACGGACGGGAGTGGACCGCGAGCCCGCCTGGAGGAGCGCCGCGCTGATCACCGGCGGCTTCGTGGCGCTGCTGTGGGTGCTGGAGATCGTCGACACGGCGTCCGGCCATGCCCTCGACGCGTACGGCGTCCAGCCCCGCACGGAGGACGGACTGGTCGGCATCGCCCTGGCCCCCGTGCTGCACTTCGGCTTCGACCACCTGGTCAGCAACACCGTGCCCGTGGTCGTGCTCGGCTTCCTCACCCTGGCCACCGGGATCGCCCGCGGGCTGCTCGCGACGGCGATCATCTGGGTCGTCGGCGGGCTGGGTGTCTGGCTCGTCGCGCAGCCCTCCAGCAACCACGCCGGCGCCTCGGTGCTGATCTTCGGCTGGATCGTCTACCTGGTCGTGCGCGGGTTCCTCAACCGCAACTCCATCGAGATCTTCGTCGGTGTCGGGGTGTTCCTCGTCTACAGCAGCGTGCTGCTCGGCGTGTTGCCGGGCACGCCCGGCGTCTCGTGGCAGGGCCACCTGTTCGGCGCGATCGGCGGCTTCCTCGCCGCGCGGCTGCTGACCACACGTCGACGCGTCGCGGCGAACGACACCTACCGCCCGTCCTACTGA
- a CDS encoding PPOX class F420-dependent oxidoreductase: MAPRIATNTSVGLDELLDFVRPRHRMVLLTRRADGTPQASPVTGGVDDSGRIVVATYPQRAKTKNARQRPEVSVVVLSDEWDDAWVQVDGDAEVLDASEGDEALDGFVEYFRNIAGEHSDWDEYRQAMVDQGKSLLRITPTRWGTVSTGGFPPELG; encoded by the coding sequence ATGGCACCCAGGATCGCGACGAACACCTCGGTCGGGCTCGACGAGCTGCTGGACTTCGTACGACCCCGGCACCGGATGGTGCTGCTCACCAGGCGCGCCGACGGGACTCCGCAGGCCTCGCCGGTGACCGGTGGTGTCGACGACAGCGGGCGGATCGTCGTGGCGACCTACCCCCAGCGCGCCAAGACGAAGAACGCCCGGCAGCGCCCCGAGGTCTCCGTCGTCGTGCTCTCCGACGAGTGGGACGACGCCTGGGTGCAGGTCGACGGCGACGCCGAGGTGCTCGACGCGAGCGAGGGGGACGAGGCGCTCGACGGGTTCGTGGAGTACTTCCGCAACATCGCGGGTGAGCACTCCGACTGGGACGAGTACCGGCAGGCCATGGTCGACCAGGGGAAGTCGCTGCTGCGGATCACCCCGACCCGATGGGGCACCGTCTCGACCGGGGGCTTCCCTCCCGAGCTCGGCTGA
- a CDS encoding M15 family metallopeptidase, with translation MTTDRFLSVRHPLAAVVLALGLLALGCKAADVPVGSLLSSSETPDLSRPTGEPEFDRLDPALRSAFQDARAAAARDGVRLVITSGWRSRAHQERLFEDALVKYGSTEEANRWVAAPDQSAHVTGDAIDVGPTDGAIWVGQHGSEFGLCQTFANEIWHFELRTTPGGTCPEMLADGSVRRRP, from the coding sequence GTGACCACCGACCGCTTCCTCTCCGTCCGCCACCCGCTCGCCGCCGTCGTGCTCGCCCTGGGCCTGCTCGCCCTCGGCTGCAAGGCCGCCGACGTCCCCGTCGGCAGCCTGCTCAGCTCCAGCGAGACACCGGACCTCTCCCGGCCGACCGGTGAGCCGGAGTTCGACAGGCTCGACCCCGCCCTGCGCTCGGCCTTCCAGGACGCCCGCGCCGCCGCCGCGCGCGACGGCGTACGCCTCGTGATCACCAGCGGGTGGCGCAGCCGCGCCCACCAGGAGCGGCTCTTCGAGGACGCGCTCGTGAAGTACGGCAGCACCGAGGAGGCCAACCGCTGGGTCGCGGCCCCCGACCAGTCCGCGCACGTCACGGGCGACGCGATCGACGTCGGGCCCACCGACGGGGCGATCTGGGTGGGCCAGCACGGCAGCGAGTTCGGCCTCTGCCAGACCTTCGCCAACGAGATCTGGCACTTCGAGCTGCGCACCACCCCCGGCGGAACCTGCCCCGAGATGCTCGCCGACGGCTCCGTCCGCCGCCGACCCTGA
- a CDS encoding phosphatase PAP2 family protein produces MTRSGSPRPWPAIGATAVALAVLTVLVATGWSPLERLDEWLSTHAFDATHGHDGRTAVWTAVTVWGGPEPMRLLLLAAGVVALVVRRWRTGAWLIVLAVLEGVVAPASKDFLARPRPAWPDPITVLASTSYPSGHATAAATAAVAIALVARRTAVTCSCLLVAVAVATSRVFLGAHYPSDVVAGLLLGALLASTTYVLAMAGRPWTDGTRKTTGPGLEGHRVRPS; encoded by the coding sequence GTGACACGTTCCGGGAGCCCGCGGCCGTGGCCGGCCATCGGCGCGACGGCCGTGGCGCTGGCCGTGCTCACCGTGCTGGTGGCGACCGGGTGGTCACCGCTGGAGCGACTCGACGAGTGGCTGTCGACGCACGCGTTCGACGCCACCCACGGCCACGACGGCCGCACCGCGGTGTGGACCGCCGTCACCGTCTGGGGCGGACCCGAACCGATGCGGTTGCTGCTGCTCGCCGCCGGTGTGGTCGCGCTGGTCGTACGTCGCTGGCGCACCGGCGCCTGGCTCATCGTCCTGGCAGTCCTGGAGGGCGTCGTGGCGCCCGCGTCCAAGGACTTCCTCGCACGTCCCCGGCCGGCGTGGCCCGACCCGATCACGGTCCTGGCGTCGACGTCGTATCCCTCCGGGCACGCGACGGCAGCCGCCACCGCGGCCGTGGCGATCGCCCTCGTCGCGCGACGGACCGCAGTGACCTGCTCGTGCCTGCTGGTGGCCGTCGCGGTGGCCACCAGCCGGGTCTTCCTGGGGGCGCACTACCCGAGCGACGTGGTCGCCGGCCTGCTGCTCGGCGCGCTCCTCGCCTCGACGACGTACGTGCTGGCGATGGCGGGTCGACCGTGGACGGACGGGACGCGGAAGACGACCGGACCCGGCCTGGAGGGGCACCGGGTCCGGCCGTCCTGA
- a CDS encoding sensor histidine kinase translates to MDRLLRRVAPRSFRGTIVASTVGLMSIAMVVVGLGIQVVLGFAAQRDIRQVLDDRSAAMVTVIEQASATALAVPSDALEPGMVVYDASGTRVAGSVESEVRDAADDLGTTDVVRTVQGPSDEQRLLGTPFTTPSGDSGVLVVSQETGPYERSELYALLATIVLGLVVIGVAAVIALRVTRQALRPVTQMADRAAEWSELDLTHRFALGPPTNELAALGETLDHLLDRVASAIRSEQRLTSELAHELRTPLTAIQGSADLALLRGVEDEAVREDLRQISASARDMAGVISTLLDIARDGTTVGREQACRMAEVVPGLLAAAGDDVEVVDRTAGSTARMAAPAALVVRAVAPVVGNAVRHARHRVVVDATDHADHVEIVVRDDGPGVTPALRETLFEPGVSGSDGGAGLGLGIARRVARSFGGDVTLDPGPDGAGATFRTSVPRR, encoded by the coding sequence GTGGACCGCCTCCTGCGTCGCGTCGCCCCGCGCTCCTTCCGGGGCACGATCGTCGCCTCGACCGTCGGCCTGATGAGCATCGCCATGGTGGTCGTCGGGCTCGGCATCCAGGTCGTGCTCGGCTTCGCTGCGCAGCGCGACATCCGGCAGGTGCTCGACGACCGGTCGGCGGCGATGGTCACGGTCATCGAGCAGGCATCCGCGACCGCGCTCGCGGTCCCGTCCGATGCCCTCGAACCCGGCATGGTCGTCTACGACGCGTCCGGCACCCGCGTCGCGGGCTCGGTCGAGTCCGAGGTGCGCGACGCCGCCGACGACCTCGGCACCACCGACGTCGTCCGCACCGTCCAGGGACCGTCCGACGAGCAACGCCTGCTGGGCACGCCGTTCACCACGCCCAGCGGCGACTCCGGCGTGCTCGTCGTCAGCCAGGAGACCGGGCCCTACGAGCGGTCCGAGCTCTACGCCCTGCTCGCCACCATCGTGCTCGGCCTCGTCGTGATCGGCGTCGCCGCCGTGATCGCGCTGCGGGTGACGCGCCAGGCGCTGCGACCGGTCACCCAGATGGCCGACCGGGCTGCCGAGTGGAGCGAGCTCGACCTCACCCACCGCTTCGCCCTCGGCCCACCGACCAACGAGCTCGCCGCACTGGGCGAGACCCTCGACCACCTCCTCGACCGGGTCGCCTCCGCGATCCGCTCCGAGCAACGGCTGACCTCCGAGCTCGCCCACGAGCTCCGCACTCCGCTCACGGCGATCCAGGGGTCGGCCGACCTGGCCCTGCTGAGGGGAGTCGAGGACGAGGCGGTGCGCGAGGACCTGCGCCAGATCTCCGCGTCCGCGCGCGACATGGCGGGCGTCATCTCGACGCTGCTCGACATCGCCCGCGACGGTACGACGGTGGGGCGCGAGCAGGCCTGCCGGATGGCCGAGGTGGTGCCGGGCCTGCTGGCCGCGGCCGGCGACGACGTCGAGGTGGTCGACCGGACCGCCGGCTCCACCGCACGCATGGCCGCGCCGGCCGCACTGGTCGTCCGTGCCGTCGCACCCGTGGTGGGCAACGCTGTGCGTCACGCCCGCCACCGCGTCGTCGTCGACGCGACCGACCACGCCGACCACGTCGAGATCGTCGTCCGCGACGACGGCCCCGGCGTCACCCCCGCGCTCCGGGAGACCCTGTTCGAGCCCGGTGTCTCCGGCTCCGACGGCGGCGCGGGCCTCGGCCTCGGCATCGCCCGCCGGGTGGCGCGCTCCTTCGGCGGCGACGTCACCCTCGACCCCGGTCCCGACGGTGCCGGCGCGACCTTCCGGACCTCGGTGCCCCGCCGCTGA
- a CDS encoding response regulator transcription factor, protein MARVGLCEDDAAIRRVVVDAMRIAGHEVVSAHDGGEALRLFVDDDRLDVVILDIGLPDADGRDVCQALRSGGQPAPVLFLTALGAVHERLAGFSAGADDYLPKPFEVLELIARVEALAKRGRLVVAEAPTDLVLDPARHAIACNGRESLLTPTEFRMLAAITSRPGEVVRRRAVVAAAWPHGGMVSDNTVDSYVRRIRVKLREVDSPLELTTVRGVGYTLG, encoded by the coding sequence ATGGCACGTGTAGGACTGTGCGAGGACGACGCGGCGATCCGTCGCGTCGTGGTCGACGCGATGCGGATCGCGGGCCACGAGGTGGTCAGTGCGCACGACGGCGGCGAGGCGCTGAGGCTCTTCGTGGACGACGACCGGCTCGACGTGGTCATCCTCGACATCGGCCTGCCCGACGCGGACGGCCGCGACGTCTGCCAGGCGCTGCGCTCGGGTGGCCAGCCCGCGCCGGTCCTGTTCCTGACCGCCCTCGGTGCCGTGCACGAGCGGCTGGCCGGCTTCAGCGCCGGCGCCGACGACTACCTGCCCAAGCCCTTCGAAGTGCTGGAGCTGATCGCCCGCGTCGAGGCGCTGGCGAAGCGTGGCCGGCTCGTCGTGGCCGAGGCGCCGACCGACCTCGTGCTCGACCCGGCCCGCCACGCGATCGCCTGCAACGGCCGGGAGTCGCTGCTGACGCCGACCGAGTTCCGGATGCTCGCCGCGATCACGTCGCGCCCCGGCGAGGTCGTACGCCGTCGTGCCGTCGTCGCCGCCGCCTGGCCCCACGGCGGCATGGTCAGCGACAACACCGTCGACTCCTACGTCCGCAGGATCCGGGTCAAGCTCCGCGAGGTCGACTCGCCGCTGGAGCTGACCACGGTCCGAGGGGTCGGGTACACGCTGGGATGA